The following are from one region of the Cloacibacterium sp. TD35 genome:
- the rplE gene encoding 50S ribosomal protein L5: MEYVARPKKLYTEKIVPAMMEEFGYKSIMQVPKLEKIVVSQGLGAATADKKIVDYAVEELTAITGQKAVGTLSKKDEAAFKLRKGMPVGARVTLRAEKMYEFLDRLTSSALPRIRDFNGIKADGFDGRGNYNLGITEQIIFPEIVIDKVKKIQGMDITFVTTAKTDKEAKALLTHFGLPFKKN; this comes from the coding sequence ATGGAATACGTAGCAAGACCCAAAAAATTATATACAGAAAAAATTGTTCCAGCAATGATGGAAGAATTTGGGTACAAATCTATCATGCAAGTACCTAAATTAGAAAAAATTGTTGTGTCTCAAGGTTTAGGTGCTGCAACTGCAGACAAAAAAATCGTAGACTATGCAGTAGAAGAACTTACAGCTATCACTGGTCAAAAAGCAGTAGGAACTTTATCTAAAAAAGACGAGGCAGCTTTCAAATTAAGAAAAGGTATGCCAGTTGGTGCAAGAGTAACGCTTAGAGCAGAAAAAATGTACGAATTTTTAGATAGACTTACTTCATCTGCTTTACCAAGAATTAGAGATTTTAACGGTATCAAAGCCGATGGTTTCGATGGTAGAGGTAATTACAACTTAGGGATTACTGAGCAAATTATCTTCCCAGAAATCGTGATCGACAAAGTGAAAAAAATCCAAGGGATGGACATCACTTTCGTTACTACTGCTAAAACTGACAAAGAAGCAAAAGCATTATTAACTCATTTCGGTTTACCGTTTAAAAAGAACTAA
- the rpsN gene encoding 30S ribosomal protein S14 gives MAKESMKARERKREALVAKYAAKRAALKEAGDYEALQKLPKNASPVRLHNRCKLTGRPRGYMRTFGISRVTFREMANNGLIPGVKKASW, from the coding sequence ATGGCAAAAGAATCAATGAAAGCGCGTGAGCGCAAAAGAGAAGCACTAGTTGCTAAATATGCTGCTAAAAGAGCTGCCCTAAAAGAAGCAGGTGATTATGAAGCACTTCAGAAATTACCTAAAAACGCTTCTCCTGTAAGATTACACAACAGATGTAAATTAACAGGAAGACCAAGAGGTTACATGAGAACTTTCGGTATTTCGAGAGTTACTTTCAGAGAAATGGCTAACAATGGTCTTATCCCGGGAGTTAAAAAAGCAAGTTGGTAA
- the rpsH gene encoding 30S ribosomal protein S8, whose translation MVTDPISDFLTRVRNAQSAGHKVVEIPASKIKKEITKILFDQGYILNYKFEDNAVQGTIKIALKYDKQTNKPAIKSIQRASRPGLRKYAGTEELPRVLNGLGVAIISTSKGVMTDKKAREEKVGGEVICYVY comes from the coding sequence ATGGTAACAGATCCAATTTCAGATTTCCTAACTAGAGTAAGGAACGCACAAAGCGCAGGCCACAAAGTGGTGGAAATTCCTGCATCAAAAATCAAAAAGGAGATTACGAAAATCTTATTTGATCAAGGTTACATCTTAAACTACAAGTTTGAAGATAACGCTGTTCAAGGGACTATCAAAATCGCTTTGAAATATGATAAGCAAACTAACAAACCGGCTATTAAGTCTATCCAAAGAGCTTCTAGACCAGGTTTGAGAAAATACGCTGGTACAGAAGAATTACCAAGAGTATTAAACGGTTTAGGTGTAGCTATCATCTCTACTTCTAAGGGAGTAATGACTGATAAGAAAGCCAGAGAAGAAAAAGTAGGTGGCGAAGTAATCTGCTATGTTTATTAA
- the rplF gene encoding 50S ribosomal protein L6, with product MSRIGKSIIEIPAGVTVTVNDNVVTVKGPKGELSQEITGGITLEQEDGKITVSRPSEAKNHKALHGLYRALINNMVVGTSEGFTKKLELVGVGYRASHSGQKLELALGFSHGIVLELPKEITVDTLTEKGKNPIITLSSYDKQLLGMVAAKIRSFRKPEPYKGKGVKFVGEIIRRKAGKSA from the coding sequence ATGTCAAGAATTGGTAAATCAATTATAGAAATTCCTGCAGGTGTTACAGTTACTGTAAACGATAATGTAGTAACTGTGAAAGGTCCTAAAGGAGAACTTTCTCAAGAAATTACAGGCGGAATTACTCTTGAGCAAGAAGATGGTAAAATCACTGTAAGTAGACCATCTGAAGCTAAAAATCATAAAGCATTACACGGTCTTTACAGAGCGTTAATCAATAATATGGTGGTAGGAACCTCAGAAGGTTTCACAAAAAAATTAGAATTAGTAGGGGTAGGTTATAGAGCATCTCACTCTGGTCAAAAACTAGAATTAGCTCTAGGTTTCTCTCACGGTATCGTACTAGAACTTCCAAAAGAAATCACAGTAGATACTTTAACAGAAAAAGGTAAAAACCCAATCATCACTTTGTCTTCTTATGACAAACAATTATTGGGAATGGTGGCTGCTAAAATTCGCTCATTCAGAAAACCAGAACCATACAAAGGTAAAGGTGTGAAATTCGTTGGTGAAATAATTAGACGTAAAGCTGGTAAATCTGCTTAA
- the rplR gene encoding 50S ribosomal protein L18, translating to MALTKVQKRDRIKRRVRGKISGTSSAPRLSVYKSNKEIYAQLIDDKEGKTLVAASSREKGVDANGTKTEVATAVGKKIAEKAIAAGFEKVVFDRNGFVYHGRVKALADGAREGGLKF from the coding sequence ATGGCATTAACAAAAGTACAAAAAAGAGATAGAATTAAAAGAAGAGTAAGAGGCAAAATCTCTGGAACTTCTTCAGCGCCAAGACTTTCTGTTTACAAGAGTAACAAAGAAATCTACGCTCAATTAATTGACGATAAAGAAGGTAAAACTTTAGTAGCTGCTTCTTCTAGAGAGAAAGGAGTAGATGCTAATGGAACTAAAACTGAAGTTGCAACTGCAGTAGGTAAGAAAATTGCTGAAAAAGCTATAGCTGCTGGATTTGAAAAAGTAGTTTTTGATAGAAACGGTTTCGTATATCACGGTAGAGTAAAAGCTCTTGCAGACGGTGCTAGAGAAGGTGGTTTGAAATTTTAA
- the rpsE gene encoding 30S ribosomal protein S5: MLGLDNIERVKPGGLELKDRLVAVNRVTKVTKGGRAFGFSAIVVVGNEDGVIGFGLGKSKEVASAIAKAVEDAKKNLVKVPVMNHTIPHQTSARYGGADIFLRPASHGTGLIAGGAVRAVLESAGVHDVLSKSKGSSNPHNVVKATFKALLDIRRPEEIARMRGISLTKVFNG, translated from the coding sequence ATGTTAGGATTAGATAATATAGAAAGAGTAAAACCAGGTGGTCTAGAACTTAAAGATCGTCTAGTTGCCGTAAACAGAGTAACTAAAGTAACCAAAGGAGGTAGAGCTTTCGGATTTTCTGCAATCGTAGTAGTAGGTAATGAAGACGGTGTAATCGGTTTCGGTTTAGGTAAATCTAAAGAAGTTGCTTCTGCTATTGCTAAAGCAGTAGAAGATGCTAAGAAAAATTTAGTGAAAGTTCCTGTAATGAATCATACAATCCCTCACCAAACTTCTGCTAGATACGGTGGTGCTGATATCTTCTTAAGACCAGCTTCTCACGGTACAGGATTAATCGCAGGAGGTGCGGTAAGAGCGGTACTAGAATCTGCAGGAGTACATGATGTACTTTCAAAATCTAAAGGTTCTTCTAACCCTCACAATGTGGTAAAGGCAACTTTCAAAGCATTGTTAGATATCAGAAGACCAGAAGAAATTGCAAGAATGAGAGGAATTTCTTTAACTAAAGTGTTTAACGGTTAA
- the rpmD gene encoding 50S ribosomal protein L30 gives MATIKIKQVRSAIKRPKVQKDTLVALGLKKLNQVVEHEATPSILGMVAAVRHLVEVQEN, from the coding sequence ATGGCAACAATTAAAATCAAACAAGTAAGAAGTGCTATCAAAAGACCTAAAGTACAAAAAGATACTTTAGTAGCTCTTGGTCTTAAAAAATTAAACCAAGTTGTAGAACACGAAGCTACTCCATCTATCTTAGGTATGGTAGCTGCAGTGAGACATTTAGTAGAAGTACAGGAAAACTAA
- the rplO gene encoding 50S ribosomal protein L15: MNLNNIQPASGATHNSKRVGRGQGSGKGGTSTKGHKGQKSRAGYSQKIGFEGGQMPLQRRLPKFGFNNINRKEYRAINLDTIQALVDAKNLSEVTKEVLVENGLSSKNELVKIMGRGELKSSVSISANKFTKSAEEAISKAGGKAITL, encoded by the coding sequence ATGAATTTAAATAATATTCAACCAGCATCTGGAGCTACTCATAATTCAAAAAGAGTAGGTAGAGGACAAGGTAGTGGCAAAGGTGGTACATCTACAAAAGGTCACAAAGGTCAAAAATCAAGAGCTGGTTACTCACAGAAAATAGGTTTTGAAGGTGGTCAGATGCCTTTACAAAGAAGATTACCAAAATTCGGATTTAATAACATTAACAGAAAAGAATACAGAGCTATTAATCTAGATACTATTCAAGCATTAGTAGACGCTAAAAATCTTTCTGAAGTTACTAAAGAAGTATTGGTAGAAAATGGTTTATCTTCTAAAAATGAATTAGTGAAAATTATGGGTAGAGGAGAACTTAAATCTTCTGTTTCTATTTCTGCTAACAAATTCACTAAATCTGCTGAAGAGGCAATCTCTAAAGCAGGAGGTAAAGCGATCACTCTTTAA
- the secY gene encoding preprotein translocase subunit SecY produces the protein MKGFIQTLKNIWSLQELRDKIIVTLSLILVYRFASYISLPAINMAEVGNLLDHFQKQGGGKQAAGLLGLLSSFTGGAFSHASIMALGIMPYISASIIVQLMGMAIPYLQKLQKDGESGRKTLNQITRWLTIGVCLVQAPFYLGTITQVFLPYEQFRSAYYIDPQSIAFYVPSVVILVAGSIFAMWLGEKITDKGIGNGISILIMVGILAGLPTAFLQEFTTQTGNGGLGSIMILIEVLFWLVVILLAIVLSVAVRKIPIQYVSRAHATGGSNRNLLQGARQWIPLKVNASGVMPLIFAQALMFVPGLLTKFDDTNTFLAGFKNPFSWQYNVLLVILIIIFSYFYTAITIPVNQMADDLKRNGGLIPKVRPGQETANYLDDILSKITLPGAFFLSIFAILPALVHGGFVQTEGFSHFFGGTSLLIMVGVILDTVQQINTYLLNHHYDGLMQSKLSRTSNL, from the coding sequence ATGAAAGGTTTTATTCAAACACTTAAAAACATCTGGAGTTTACAAGAATTGAGGGACAAGATTATTGTCACTCTTTCTTTGATTCTAGTATATAGATTTGCTTCTTATATTTCTCTACCAGCTATTAACATGGCAGAAGTAGGAAATTTATTAGATCATTTTCAAAAACAAGGTGGCGGTAAACAAGCTGCAGGTCTATTAGGTCTATTATCATCATTTACTGGAGGGGCTTTCAGTCATGCTTCAATCATGGCTCTAGGAATCATGCCGTACATTTCTGCATCTATTATTGTGCAGCTTATGGGAATGGCAATTCCTTATTTACAGAAACTTCAGAAAGATGGTGAAAGTGGTAGAAAAACCTTAAATCAAATTACAAGATGGTTAACAATAGGTGTTTGTCTCGTACAAGCACCATTTTACCTAGGTACTATTACACAGGTTTTTTTACCTTACGAACAATTTAGATCTGCGTATTATATTGATCCGCAATCTATTGCATTTTATGTTCCAAGTGTAGTGATATTAGTTGCAGGTTCTATCTTTGCAATGTGGTTAGGAGAAAAAATTACAGATAAAGGCATTGGTAACGGGATTTCTATCTTAATCATGGTAGGGATTCTAGCAGGTTTACCAACTGCATTTTTACAAGAATTTACTACTCAAACAGGAAACGGAGGTTTAGGAAGCATCATGATTCTAATCGAAGTTTTATTCTGGTTGGTAGTAATCTTATTAGCAATTGTACTATCAGTAGCAGTAAGAAAAATTCCTATTCAGTATGTAAGTAGAGCTCACGCAACAGGTGGTTCAAACAGAAATTTATTACAAGGAGCAAGACAATGGATTCCTCTAAAAGTAAATGCATCTGGAGTAATGCCACTAATTTTCGCACAAGCATTAATGTTTGTTCCAGGTTTGTTAACTAAATTCGATGATACCAATACTTTCTTAGCAGGATTTAAAAATCCATTCAGCTGGCAGTATAATGTATTATTAGTAATTTTAATTATCATCTTCTCTTACTTCTATACAGCCATCACTATTCCAGTGAATCAAATGGCAGATGACTTAAAGAGAAATGGAGGTTTAATACCGAAAGTAAGACCAGGACAAGAGACTGCAAATTACTTAGATGATATTTTATCTAAAATAACCTTGCCAGGTGCGTTTTTTTTATCTATCTTTGCAATCCTTCCAGCTTTAGTGCATGGAGGCTTTGTTCAGACTGAAGGATTCTCCCATTTTTTCGGAGGAACTTCTTTATTGATCATGGTAGGAGTAATTTTAGATACAGTTCAGCAAATCAACACGTATTTGTTGAACCATCACTATGATGGATTGATGCAATCTAAATTATCTAGAACATCAAACTTATAA
- the infA gene encoding translation initiation factor IF-1, with protein MAKQKHIEQDGVIVEALSNAMFRVELENGHVLIAHISGKMRMHYIKLLPGDKVKLELSPYDLSKGRITFRY; from the coding sequence ATGGCAAAACAAAAACATATAGAACAAGATGGCGTTATAGTGGAAGCACTATCTAACGCCATGTTCCGTGTGGAACTGGAAAATGGGCATGTTCTCATCGCTCATATTTCAGGGAAAATGAGAATGCATTACATAAAACTTTTACCAGGAGACAAGGTAAAATTAGAACTCTCTCCTTATGATTTATCAAAAGGAAGAATAACATTTAGATATTAA
- the ykgO gene encoding type B 50S ribosomal protein L36: MKVRASIKKRSADCKIVRRKGRLYIINKKNPKFKQRQG, translated from the coding sequence ATGAAAGTTAGAGCATCAATTAAAAAAAGAAGTGCAGATTGCAAAATCGTAAGAAGAAAAGGCAGATTGTACATTATTAACAAGAAGAACCCAAAATTTAAACAAAGACAAGGCTAA
- the rpsM gene encoding 30S ribosomal protein S13, whose translation MARISGIDLPKNKRGVIGLTYIYGIGRSTASEILKHAGISEDKKVNEWNDDELAAIRNYITENIKVEGELRSEVQLNIKRLMDIGCQRGIRHRLGLPLRGQRTKNNSRTRKGKRKTVANKKKASK comes from the coding sequence ATGGCGAGAATTTCAGGTATTGATTTACCAAAAAACAAAAGAGGCGTTATCGGTTTAACTTACATTTATGGAATTGGTAGAAGCACAGCTTCTGAAATCCTTAAACATGCCGGTATCAGCGAAGACAAGAAAGTCAACGAATGGAATGACGATGAATTGGCTGCAATCAGAAATTACATCACTGAAAACATTAAAGTAGAAGGTGAATTACGTTCTGAAGTGCAATTGAACATCAAGAGATTGATGGACATAGGTTGCCAACGAGGAATACGTCACAGACTGGGATTACCTTTAAGAGGCCAAAGAACGAAAAACAATTCTAGAACCCGTAAAGGAAAGAGAAAAACAGTTGCTAACAAGAAAAAAGCAAGTAAATAA
- the rpsK gene encoding 30S ribosomal protein S11, producing the protein MAKQTKVVKKRKVKVEAIGEAHIQASFNNIIISLTNKNGEVISWSSAGKMGFRGSKKNTPFAAQMAAENCSSVAYEAGLRRVKVFVKGPGAGRESAIRSIHNSGIEVSEIIDVTPMPHNGCRPPKRRRV; encoded by the coding sequence ATGGCAAAACAAACTAAAGTAGTTAAAAAAAGAAAAGTAAAAGTAGAAGCAATTGGTGAAGCACATATCCAAGCTTCTTTCAATAATATTATTATTTCTTTGACAAACAAAAACGGAGAAGTAATTTCTTGGTCTTCTGCCGGTAAAATGGGATTCAGAGGTTCTAAAAAGAATACTCCATTCGCAGCTCAAATGGCTGCAGAAAATTGCTCTTCAGTAGCTTATGAAGCTGGTTTAAGAAGAGTAAAGGTGTTTGTGAAAGGTCCAGGTGCAGGTAGAGAATCTGCAATCAGATCTATTCACAATTCAGGAATTGAAGTTTCAGAAATCATTGACGTGACTCCTATGCCACACAATGGATGTAGACCACCTAAAAGAAGAAGAGTTTAA
- the rpsD gene encoding 30S ribosomal protein S4, which produces MARYIGPKTKIARKFGAAIYGDDKSFEKRKNQPPGQHGPNKRRGAKKSEYAVQLAEKQKAKYTYGILERQFANLFDKAHRSKGVTGEVLLQLCESRLDNVVYRLGFSKTRAGARQLVSHRHVTVNGEIVNIPSYLLKAGDVIAIREKSKSLEVIADSLASKSSYEWLQFNDEKKEGTFISAPERIQIPEDIKEQLIVELYSK; this is translated from the coding sequence ATGGCAAGATATATTGGACCAAAAACTAAAATTGCACGTAAATTTGGTGCTGCAATTTATGGAGACGATAAAAGTTTCGAAAAAAGAAAAAACCAACCACCAGGACAACACGGACCTAACAAAAGAAGAGGTGCTAAAAAATCTGAATATGCAGTACAGTTAGCTGAAAAACAAAAAGCTAAATATACTTACGGTATCTTAGAAAGACAATTTGCAAACCTTTTCGATAAAGCGCACAGAAGCAAAGGCGTTACAGGTGAGGTTCTTTTACAATTATGTGAATCTAGATTAGATAACGTAGTATACAGATTAGGTTTTTCTAAAACCAGAGCTGGTGCTAGACAGTTAGTTTCTCACAGACACGTAACAGTAAACGGAGAAATTGTAAACATCCCTTCATATTTATTAAAAGCAGGTGACGTAATCGCGATTAGAGAAAAATCTAAATCTCTAGAAGTAATTGCTGATTCATTAGCTTCTAAATCATCTTATGAATGGTTACAATTTAACGACGAAAAGAAAGAAGGTACTTTTATCTCAGCTCCTGAAAGAATTCAGATCCCTGAAGATATCAAAGAACAGCTAATCGTCGAATTATACTCTAAATAA
- a CDS encoding DNA-directed RNA polymerase subunit alpha — MAILQFIKPDKVILLNSTDFKGQFEFRPLEPGFGLTIGNALRRVLLSSLEGYAITSIKIEGVEHEFSTIPGVIEDVTEIILNLKQLRLKAKVENASAEQVSVKISGKEVITAGDFASSMNNFEVLNPDLVICNLTKEVSFEMNFNIDKGRGYVPSEQNKSNNAPIGTIAIDSIFTPIKKVQYSIENYRVEQKTDYEKLVLDIETDGSITPQNALTEASKILIYHFMLFSDERITLETEAVKASIQYDEETLHTRQLLKSKLADMDLSVRALNCLKAAEVETLGELVSYSKSDLMKFRNFGKKSLTELEELVHSKGLNFGFDVAKYKLDADK, encoded by the coding sequence ATGGCAATTTTACAATTCATAAAACCCGACAAAGTAATTCTACTTAATTCTACGGATTTCAAAGGTCAATTCGAATTTAGACCACTAGAGCCAGGATTCGGACTTACTATCGGTAATGCTTTGAGAAGAGTTTTACTTTCTTCTCTAGAAGGATATGCTATCACATCTATCAAAATAGAAGGAGTAGAGCACGAATTTTCAACAATTCCAGGTGTAATAGAAGATGTTACTGAAATCATCCTTAACCTTAAGCAATTAAGACTTAAAGCAAAAGTAGAAAACGCATCAGCAGAACAAGTAAGTGTGAAAATTTCTGGTAAAGAAGTGATCACTGCAGGTGATTTTGCTAGCTCGATGAATAACTTCGAGGTACTTAATCCAGACTTAGTAATCTGCAACTTGACAAAAGAGGTGTCTTTCGAAATGAATTTCAACATCGATAAAGGAAGAGGTTATGTTCCTTCAGAACAAAACAAATCTAACAATGCACCTATAGGAACGATTGCAATTGACTCTATCTTTACTCCTATTAAGAAAGTTCAATATAGCATTGAAAACTATCGTGTAGAGCAAAAAACAGACTACGAAAAACTTGTATTAGACATTGAGACGGATGGTTCTATCACCCCTCAAAATGCTTTAACTGAAGCTTCTAAGATATTAATTTATCACTTTATGTTATTCTCTGATGAGAGAATCACTCTAGAAACTGAAGCTGTAAAAGCATCAATCCAATACGATGAAGAAACCCTTCACACAAGACAATTACTTAAGTCTAAATTAGCAGATATGGATCTTTCTGTGAGAGCTCTTAACTGTCTAAAAGCAGCTGAAGTAGAAACTCTAGGTGAACTAGTTTCTTATAGTAAGTCTGATTTGATGAAATTCAGAAATTTCGGTAAGAAATCATTGACAGAACTTGAAGAACTTGTTCACTCAAAAGGACTAAACTTCGGGTTTGATGTTGCAAAATATAAGTTAGACGCTGATAAATAA
- the rplQ gene encoding 50S ribosomal protein L17, translated as MRHGKKFNHLGRTASHRSALLSNMACSLIEHKRINTTVAKAKALRVYVEPILTKAKEDTTHNRRIAFSYLQSKEAVAELFRTVAPKIATRNGGYTRIIKTGFRPGDAADTALIELVDFNELYNPNAEEKKATRRSRRSTKKEAAAVVAAPVVEETAVVEEPKAEATEEKTEE; from the coding sequence ATGAGACACGGAAAAAAATTCAATCACTTAGGTAGAACAGCCTCTCACAGAAGCGCTTTGCTTTCTAATATGGCATGCTCACTAATTGAACATAAAAGAATAAATACTACTGTTGCTAAAGCTAAAGCTTTAAGAGTATACGTAGAACCTATCTTAACTAAAGCTAAAGAAGATACTACGCACAACAGAAGAATTGCTTTCTCTTACTTACAAAGTAAAGAAGCGGTTGCAGAACTTTTCAGAACTGTAGCTCCTAAAATTGCTACCAGAAATGGTGGTTATACTAGAATCATCAAGACTGGTTTCAGACCTGGTGATGCTGCAGATACTGCATTAATCGAGCTTGTAGATTTCAATGAACTTTACAATCCTAATGCTGAAGAGAAAAAAGCAACTAGAAGAAGCAGAAGATCTACTAAGAAAGAAGCTGCTGCTGTAGTAGCTGCTCCAGTGGTAGAAGAAACTGCTGTAGTAGAAGAGCCAAAAGCTGAAGCTACTGAAGAAAAAACTGAAGAATAA
- a CDS encoding DUF1655 domain-containing protein, whose translation MKKSFNYILILVFIGVISCDKENKTAIEKQVKVIKTIDANGESKTDSIILEKTNLEDKITKTENKIEKQEYVYRAFDGTEASVTFTTGTKEGNFILIERNKLKIELPQIESDIYEKDGIKAISKGDLLTITQNGQIFELNRKK comes from the coding sequence ATGAAAAAATCTTTTAACTATATCTTAATATTAGTCTTCATAGGTGTTATCAGCTGTGATAAAGAAAACAAAACTGCCATAGAAAAGCAAGTAAAAGTAATCAAAACAATAGATGCTAATGGAGAAAGCAAAACAGATTCTATAATTTTAGAAAAAACCAATTTAGAGGACAAGATTACCAAAACCGAAAATAAAATTGAAAAACAGGAGTACGTTTATCGTGCTTTTGATGGAACAGAAGCCAGTGTAACTTTTACTACGGGAACTAAGGAAGGTAACTTTATACTTATTGAAAGAAATAAACTCAAGATAGAATTGCCTCAAATCGAAAGTGATATTTATGAAAAAGATGGCATAAAGGCAATATCTAAAGGTGATTTACTAACCATTACCCAAAACGGACAAATTTTCGAGTTAAATCGTAAAAAATAA
- the eno gene encoding phosphopyruvate hydratase — translation MSYISFIEARQILDSRGNPTVEVDVFTESGAMGRAAVPSGASTGEHEAVELRDGGSEYMGKGVLKAVENVKEVIAPELVGLPVFDQNLIDQIMIDLDGTNNKGNLGANAILGVSLAAAKAAAAELRQPLYKYIGGVNANTLPVPMMNVINGGSHSDAPIAFQEFMIMPVKADSFSHALRKGTEIFHNLKSILHDRGLSTAVGDEGGFAPTFKGTEDALDTLLKAIEKAGYKPGDDVMIALDCASSEFYKDGIYDYRKFQTPDSAQFTSSEQVSYLAELVNKYPIISIEDGMQENDWEGWKMLTDKIGDRVQLVGDDLFVTNVERLSRGVKENIANSILVKVNQIGSLSETLAAVQMAQHNKYTSVMSHRSGETEDATIADLAVACNCGQIKTGSASRSDRMAKYNQLLRIEEALGENAIFPGLDAFKIKR, via the coding sequence ATGAGTTACATTTCATTTATTGAAGCAAGACAAATTTTGGATTCTAGAGGAAATCCAACTGTAGAAGTTGATGTATTTACCGAAAGCGGTGCAATGGGACGTGCAGCTGTTCCTTCTGGTGCTTCTACCGGAGAACACGAAGCAGTAGAATTGCGCGATGGCGGTTCAGAATATATGGGGAAAGGCGTATTGAAGGCCGTAGAAAATGTAAAAGAAGTAATCGCTCCAGAATTAGTAGGACTTCCAGTTTTTGACCAAAATCTTATCGATCAAATTATGATTGACTTAGATGGTACAAATAATAAAGGAAATTTAGGGGCTAATGCTATTTTAGGAGTTTCTTTAGCTGCTGCTAAAGCTGCTGCTGCTGAATTAAGACAACCTCTTTACAAATATATTGGTGGTGTAAATGCTAATACACTTCCTGTGCCGATGATGAATGTAATTAATGGTGGTTCTCACTCAGATGCACCAATTGCATTCCAAGAATTTATGATTATGCCAGTAAAAGCAGATTCTTTCTCTCACGCACTTAGAAAAGGAACTGAAATTTTCCATAATCTTAAATCTATTCTTCATGATAGAGGTCTATCTACAGCAGTAGGTGACGAAGGTGGTTTCGCACCAACTTTCAAAGGAACTGAAGACGCTTTAGATACTTTACTAAAAGCAATCGAAAAAGCAGGTTATAAACCAGGTGATGATGTAATGATTGCACTAGACTGTGCTTCTTCAGAATTCTACAAAGATGGAATCTACGATTATAGAAAATTCCAAACTCCAGATTCTGCACAATTTACGAGCAGCGAACAGGTTTCTTACTTAGCAGAATTGGTAAACAAATATCCAATTATCTCTATTGAAGATGGTATGCAAGAAAATGACTGGGAAGGTTGGAAAATGTTAACTGATAAAATTGGTGATAGAGTACAATTAGTAGGAGACGATTTATTTGTAACAAACGTAGAAAGACTTTCTAGAGGAGTTAAAGAAAATATCGCTAACTCTATCTTGGTTAAAGTAAACCAAATTGGTTCATTATCTGAAACTTTAGCTGCGGTACAAATGGCTCAGCATAATAAGTATACATCTGTAATGTCTCACAGATCTGGTGAAACTGAAGATGCTACTATTGCTGATTTAGCAGTAGCTTGCAACTGTGGCCAGATTAAAACAGGTTCTGCTTCTCGTTCTGATAGAATGGCTAAGTATAACCAATTATTAAGAATCGAGGAAGCTCTAGGCGAAAATGCTATTTTCCCAGGATTAGATGCTTTTAAAATTAAAAGATAA